One Corynebacterium appendicis CIP 107643 DNA window includes the following coding sequences:
- the metX gene encoding homoserine O-acetyltransferase MetX: MINLPPEGELATQKIGDVRTEAGATIHNVSIAYRRWGAFTGDPHGRNNLILVEHALTGDSNAAGWWEDLIGPGAPLDTDRFCVMCTNVLGGCSGSTGPSSEHPDGGAWGSRFPAISIRDQVRAEAQFLETLGINSMHALVGGSMGGARALEWTLMYPDWANYACVIAMSARASAWQIGIQTAQITSIVRDPDWQGGDYHGTGRAPDAGLAAARRIAHLTYRGEQEIDERFGTMSQPGENPLGAYRDEHQRFAVQSYLDYQGEQLVKRFDAGSYVAITESLSRHDIGRGRGGLNRALAQISVPTMVVGVDTDILYPFHQQEHLSRNIGNLLAMNKIVSPVGHDAFLVETRQMGHILRNFITLADQTPSATDLAKQRGNYEI; the protein is encoded by the coding sequence ATGATCAACCTCCCGCCCGAAGGCGAGCTCGCCACCCAGAAGATCGGGGACGTGCGCACAGAAGCCGGCGCGACGATCCACAATGTGAGCATCGCTTATCGACGTTGGGGCGCCTTCACCGGCGACCCCCACGGCCGCAACAACCTCATCCTGGTCGAGCACGCCCTGACCGGCGATTCCAATGCCGCCGGGTGGTGGGAGGACCTCATCGGCCCCGGCGCGCCGCTGGACACCGACCGCTTCTGCGTCATGTGCACGAATGTTCTCGGTGGCTGCTCCGGATCGACCGGCCCGTCGAGCGAGCACCCTGATGGCGGCGCATGGGGGTCGCGTTTCCCTGCCATCTCCATTCGCGACCAGGTGCGCGCTGAGGCACAGTTCTTGGAGACCCTCGGTATCAACAGCATGCACGCGCTCGTCGGCGGATCCATGGGCGGCGCACGTGCCCTCGAGTGGACGCTGATGTACCCGGATTGGGCGAACTACGCCTGCGTGATCGCCATGTCCGCCCGCGCGTCCGCGTGGCAGATCGGTATTCAGACCGCACAGATCACCTCGATCGTGCGCGACCCGGACTGGCAGGGCGGCGACTACCACGGCACCGGCCGCGCCCCCGACGCCGGGCTTGCCGCCGCCCGCCGCATCGCGCACCTGACCTACCGCGGCGAGCAGGAGATCGACGAGCGCTTCGGCACCATGTCCCAACCCGGGGAGAACCCCTTAGGCGCCTACCGCGACGAGCACCAGCGCTTCGCTGTGCAGAGCTACCTCGACTATCAGGGCGAGCAGTTGGTCAAGCGTTTCGACGCCGGCTCCTATGTCGCCATCACCGAGTCCCTTTCCCGCCACGACATCGGACGCGGACGCGGCGGGCTCAACCGCGCGCTGGCGCAGATCAGCGTGCCCACCATGGTCGTGGGCGTGGACACCGACATCCTCTACCCGTTCCACCAACAGGAGCACCTGTCCCGCAATATCGGAAACCTGCTGGCCATGAATAAGATCGTCTCCCCCGTCGGCCACGACGCCTTCCTCGTGGAAACCCGGCAGATGGGCCACATCCTGCGCAACTTTATCACGCTCGCCGACCAGACCCCGTCCGCGACGGACCTGGCCAAGCAGCGCGGCAACTACGAGATTTAA
- a CDS encoding O-acetylhomoserine/O-acetylserine sulfhydrylase, with protein sequence MTNEQKTRYDNSAASDWSFNTRAIHAGQSVDAEAGARNQPIYMTTSYVFNDTQHAQDRFALADPGPIYSRITNPTQEALENRIASLEGGVAAVAFASGMAAETAAITNLASAGDHIVTSPRLYGGTETLFEVTLPRLGIEVSFVDNPDDPASWQAEVKPNTKALYGETFGNPIADVLDIPAVAEVAHNNQVPLIVDNTMATAAIARPLEHGADIVVVSTTKFYTGNGAALGGAIIDGGSFDWTVTRDGEPLFPYFVNPDPAYHGLVYADLGAPAYALKARAGILRDTGAAISPFNAWVALQGMDTLGLRVDKHNANALKVAEYLAGKDEVAHVNFAGLPDSPHYATKEKLGLRYTGSVLSFDLEGDANDKTKAWRFIDALKLHSNLANIGDVRSLVVHPATTTHSQSNEAGLTRAGITQATIRLSVGIEDIDDILADLDRGFEAIA encoded by the coding sequence ATGACGAACGAGCAGAAGACCCGGTACGACAACAGCGCAGCGAGCGACTGGTCCTTCAACACCCGCGCGATCCACGCGGGCCAGAGCGTCGACGCGGAGGCCGGTGCGCGCAACCAGCCGATCTACATGACCACGTCCTACGTGTTCAACGACACGCAGCACGCGCAGGACCGTTTCGCTCTGGCTGATCCGGGCCCGATCTACTCGCGCATCACCAACCCGACACAGGAGGCGCTGGAGAACCGCATCGCGTCGCTGGAAGGTGGCGTCGCGGCAGTGGCGTTCGCCTCCGGTATGGCGGCGGAGACCGCGGCGATCACGAACCTGGCGAGTGCGGGCGACCACATCGTCACCTCTCCGCGCCTCTACGGCGGCACGGAGACACTCTTCGAGGTCACGCTCCCCCGCCTGGGCATCGAGGTCAGCTTCGTGGACAACCCGGATGACCCGGCCAGCTGGCAGGCGGAAGTCAAGCCGAATACGAAGGCACTCTACGGCGAGACCTTCGGCAACCCGATCGCGGACGTGCTGGACATCCCAGCCGTCGCGGAGGTCGCCCACAATAACCAGGTGCCGCTGATCGTGGACAACACCATGGCCACCGCGGCGATCGCGCGCCCGCTCGAGCACGGCGCGGACATCGTGGTCGTGTCCACCACGAAGTTCTACACCGGCAACGGCGCAGCCCTCGGCGGCGCAATTATCGACGGCGGCTCCTTCGACTGGACCGTCACCCGCGACGGCGAACCGCTCTTCCCCTACTTCGTCAACCCCGACCCCGCCTACCACGGCCTCGTCTACGCGGACCTGGGCGCACCGGCATACGCGTTGAAAGCCCGCGCCGGTATCCTCCGTGACACAGGTGCGGCCATTTCACCGTTCAACGCCTGGGTGGCGCTGCAGGGGATGGACACGCTGGGCCTGCGCGTCGATAAGCACAATGCGAATGCGCTGAAGGTCGCTGAATACCTTGCGGGCAAGGACGAGGTCGCGCACGTGAACTTCGCGGGCCTGCCGGATTCACCGCACTACGCAACGAAGGAGAAGCTCGGCCTGAGGTACACCGGTTCCGTGCTGTCCTTCGACCTCGAGGGCGACGCGAATGACAAGACGAAGGCATGGAGGTTCATCGACGCGCTGAAGCTGCACTCCAACCTGGCGAATATCGGCGATGTCCGCTCGCTCGTCGTCCACCCGGCCACCACAACGCACTCTCAGTCCAACGAGGCCGGCCTCACACGCGCGGGCATCACGCAGGCGACGATCCGCCTGTCTGTCGGTATCGAAGACATCGACGACATCTTGGCGGACCTCGACCGCGGCTTCGAGGCCATCGCATGA
- a CDS encoding NADP-dependent isocitrate dehydrogenase, translated as MAKIIWTKTDEAPLLATYSLKPIVEAFASNAGVDVETYDISLAGRILAQFPDYLGNDQRVPDFLEELGELAGTRDANIVKLPNISASLVQLRKAIKELQDAGFDIPDYPANPTNETQEDIRARYDAVKGSAVNPVLRQGNSDRRAPRSVKNFARKHPHSMGEWSADSKTNVATMTSGDFRHNEKSVILDKDDTLTMKLVGEDKERVFRDDVKVAAGDVVDATFMSVKALDAFLLEAVKRAKEEGILFSVHLKATMMKVSDPILFGHAVRAFFKDVYDQYGTELLEAGLDGESGLGAIYSGLNDLNNGEEIRAAFDKAMADGPALAQVNSAKGITNLHVPSDVIVDASMPAMIRTSGHMWNADDQEEDTLAVIPDSSYAGVYQAVIDDCRANGAYDPTTMGTSPNVGLMAQKAEEYGSHDKTFKMPFDGTMQVVSSDGTVLMEHSVEKGDIWRSCHTGGPAIADWVKLAVDRARKSGMKTIFWLDPKRAHDTNIQQIAEKQLADLDTDGLDISFASPEEATKITVDRIRRGEDTISVTGNVLRDYNTDLFPILELGTSAKMLSVVPLMAGGGLFETGAGGSAPKHVQQVEAENHLRWDSLGEYLALTESFRHEQEKNDNARAGVLGDTLDRAIETFLDEGRSPSRKAGEIDDRGSHYFIARYWADELAKQTDDTELASGFEKIAAELRDNEETILQELLDVQGSPSDLGGYYWFDEEKVTKVMRPSETFNRIIDQLEN; from the coding sequence ATGGCCAAAATCATCTGGACCAAGACGGACGAAGCCCCGCTTCTAGCGACCTACTCCCTCAAACCGATCGTCGAAGCATTCGCCTCCAACGCAGGCGTCGACGTGGAGACCTACGACATCTCCCTCGCCGGCCGCATCCTCGCGCAATTCCCCGACTACCTGGGCAACGACCAGCGGGTACCTGACTTCCTGGAGGAGCTCGGCGAGCTGGCGGGCACCCGCGACGCCAATATCGTGAAGCTGCCGAATATCTCCGCATCGCTCGTGCAGCTGCGCAAGGCGATCAAGGAGCTGCAGGACGCCGGCTTCGATATCCCCGACTACCCGGCAAACCCCACCAACGAGACGCAGGAGGACATCCGCGCGCGTTACGACGCTGTGAAGGGCTCCGCCGTCAACCCCGTCCTGCGCCAGGGCAACTCCGACCGCCGCGCACCGCGCTCGGTGAAGAACTTCGCCCGCAAGCACCCGCACTCCATGGGCGAATGGTCCGCTGATTCCAAGACCAACGTAGCCACCATGACGAGCGGCGACTTCCGCCACAACGAGAAGTCCGTCATCCTGGACAAGGACGACACGCTGACCATGAAGCTCGTCGGCGAGGACAAGGAGCGCGTCTTCCGCGACGATGTGAAGGTCGCCGCCGGTGACGTCGTCGACGCGACCTTCATGTCCGTCAAGGCGCTCGACGCGTTCTTGCTCGAAGCCGTCAAGCGCGCCAAGGAGGAGGGCATCCTCTTTTCCGTCCACCTCAAGGCCACCATGATGAAGGTCTCTGACCCCATCCTGTTCGGCCACGCCGTCCGCGCCTTCTTCAAGGACGTCTACGACCAATACGGCACCGAGCTTCTCGAGGCCGGCCTCGACGGCGAATCCGGCCTCGGCGCCATCTACTCCGGCCTCAACGACCTGAACAACGGTGAGGAAATCCGCGCCGCCTTCGACAAGGCCATGGCTGACGGCCCGGCTCTAGCACAGGTGAACTCCGCCAAGGGCATCACCAACCTGCACGTGCCGTCCGACGTCATCGTCGACGCTTCCATGCCAGCCATGATCCGCACCTCCGGCCACATGTGGAATGCCGACGACCAGGAAGAAGACACCCTGGCCGTCATCCCGGACTCCTCCTACGCCGGCGTCTACCAGGCCGTCATCGACGACTGCCGCGCAAACGGCGCCTACGACCCGACCACCATGGGCACCTCCCCCAACGTCGGCCTCATGGCGCAGAAGGCCGAGGAGTACGGCTCCCACGACAAGACCTTCAAGATGCCTTTCGACGGCACCATGCAGGTCGTCTCCTCCGACGGCACCGTCCTGATGGAGCACTCCGTTGAAAAGGGCGATATCTGGCGCTCCTGCCACACCGGCGGCCCCGCCATCGCCGACTGGGTCAAGCTGGCTGTCGACCGCGCACGCAAGTCCGGCATGAAGACCATTTTCTGGCTCGACCCGAAGCGCGCCCACGACACCAATATCCAGCAGATCGCCGAGAAGCAGCTCGCCGACCTGGACACCGACGGCTTGGACATCTCCTTCGCATCCCCGGAGGAAGCCACCAAGATCACCGTCGACCGCATCCGCCGCGGCGAGGACACCATTTCCGTCACCGGCAACGTGCTGCGCGACTACAACACCGATCTGTTCCCCATCCTCGAGCTGGGCACCTCCGCCAAGATGCTCTCCGTCGTCCCGCTCATGGCCGGCGGCGGCCTGTTCGAGACCGGCGCGGGCGGCTCCGCACCGAAGCACGTCCAGCAGGTCGAAGCCGAAAACCACCTGCGCTGGGATTCGCTTGGCGAGTACCTCGCCCTGACCGAGTCCTTCCGCCACGAGCAGGAGAAGAACGACAACGCCCGCGCCGGCGTGCTTGGCGACACCCTAGACCGCGCCATCGAGACCTTCCTCGACGAGGGCCGTTCCCCGTCCCGCAAGGCAGGCGAGATCGACGACCGCGGCTCCCACTACTTCATCGCCCGCTACTGGGCCGACGAGCTGGCCAAGCAGACCGACGACACCGAGCTCGCCTCCGGCTTCGAGAAGATCGCCGCCGAGCTCCGCGACAACGAGGAGACCATCCTGCAGGAGCTTCTCGACGTCCAAGGCTCCCCCTCCGACCTCGGCGGCTACTACTGGTTCGACGAGGAGAAGGTCACCAAGGTCATGCGCCCGTCCGAGACGTTCAACCGGATTATCGACCAGCTGGAGAACTAA